GCCGCTGAGGCTTTCCCTCTCCGGCTCGTTCTAACCGAACTATCTTCAGTTCTGTAATGAGAGAGCGCATCTTAGTCTTTACCGTCGGATTAATTGTCCTTACACCCAACGATCTTTACGGGCAACCTGATATGGTGGACGGCTATAAGCCGCGAAATCTAACGCGCGGGAAAATGTGGTCTACTTACCGCAACAACGGCCTCGACGGTGGGGGAAACCGGAATCAATCCGGAAGCCACAGTCAGGAAAGTCTCACCTACCCCGGAGGCGCCTCGAGAGTGGGGGAAGACTTTGTGGAGTACTGGCTCGATGTGGAAGCATACATCAAGGGCGAGCCAAACCTTATCGACATACCGCGCGTGACGCTGGCGCAGAATTCGAAAGGGCAGGGCGTCTGGATTCTGGCGATAACCGATGGCGGTGATACACTTGTTTCGTACGCCGGTCCGAGAAACGTCACAGAAGATGTGAAAGACAGCCGATACGCTATCGGCGGTTCTCCTGAGGTGAATTTGGGAGATGCCACCGGTCCCAATCTCACTCGCAGCAATTACTCACCCACGCACAACACTATTGCACGAGAGCCTGTGGAAATCCATAATTACCGCTACGGTGACTACATTCCAAACGACGAGTTTCCGGAGGAAATCATCATTAGCCAATGGGAAACAAAGACCGGCATCACCACCACAAAGAAAGCTTACGCCTGGAGTTATCCAGAGTACGACGATTTTATCATTGAGGAAGTTATCTTCGAGAACAGAGGCTCGAAGAATCTCGATCCTATCTACTTCGCCCTTATGAACAGTTTCAGTATCAATGCCGGGGCTCACGGTTGGGCTGAAGGGGGCGGCATGGGATGGAGCGACTGGCGCGTGAACCGTCTTCAGACGCAGGACGATCTGTCCTTCTACACGGGGGCATCCAATTACGAAGCCGACAACCCTGATCTCACTGATTCCTTCCGCGCGGAAACAATGATCTATCAGAGAGATGATGATTGGGTGGGAACCAACTGGAATGACACCGGTCAACCGTACAGACTGGAAGTGGCCAACACAGGTGCTAATGAATTTCAGGGACAGGAAGAAGGGCAGTTGCTGGCCTTCCAGTATGTCGGCATGGGAATCCTCGACTTTCATCCTCCCTTCGCAAAAGATTCAGATGCATATGTTGAACCTGTCGACAGCGACCAACCGTTTGCTGTTAAGTGGTGGCACAGCGGTAACATAGACGAACAGGACTACAGCGAACCCACTTCCACGAGACATACGGACAGCGAAATGTTTCTGATGATGACGGATACCACCGACGGCCGTATCATGGACAATCCTGACTATCCTGATCTGACGACTCACTCCATGGTCTTCGGACCCTACTCACTGCAAGCCGGGGAAAAAGCCAAACTCGTTTTCGCCTTTGTGGGAGGCTCGGGTGCAGACTGGTACAACGAAGATGAATTCTCGTGGTCCAAGACGGACAGCGCCAGACTCCAGCTGCGAGAAGGCGAGCGATCGCTCTTCAGAAACTATGCTCGGGCCAAGTTTGCCTACAAGAACGGATTCGATGTCCCTGATCCACCCCCCGATGTAGAAATCCGATTCGGCAACAGTCACCTGGGGCAGGTCATCGTCCGTTGGTCTGACGCAGCCGACGACGCCATCGACCCGGACTACACAAGTGAAGAAGCGACGGACGTTCGGGGCTATCGCATCTACCGTTCATGGCCGCCTTCCCACTACTGGCACTGGGGACCGTGGGTACTCGCAGGCGAAATCGAACTTAAAGATCCCAACTACTACGACCCTCAAACAGGGACATATTCCTTCACCGATATGGCATCTTTCGCAGGCTACAACTACTACTATAGTGTACGCTCTTTTGATTCCGGTCATGATCACTGGTACGACATGAACGGTGAAGATCACGGTCCGATACCTTCGTTGGAAAGCGGGCTCGCGGCACCAGAACAGCACAACATGATTGCAGTCTCTCCCTTCCAGCCATCATCTGATGAATTCAATGCAATGTCGAAACCGATTCGCGTGGTACCCAACCCGTATCGTCTCGACTTCAGCGATAACCAGCACCGCTACCCCGATAACGCCGATCCATTCAAGATCAGGTTTATCAATCTGCCAAACCACTGCACGATTCGTATCTATTCCGCGTCGGGTGACCTCGTCTATGAGAAAGAACACCTTAACCAGAAGTCTGGTGAGGATGCATGGCGACAAGATACTATCTCATTCTCAGGGCTGATCGTGAGCGGAATCTACTTCTGGGTGGTTGAGTCACTTGAAGAGACAAGCATGGGGCAGATCCAGAGAGGAACGCTGGCGGTTGTCAAATGACATCAGTTATGAGAAGAGGGATAAAAGTGCTGGGAACAAGTGCCGTGGTTCTGCTTGTTGTTACTGCCTGTGTGATGGAACCGGTGAACCGGACACCTTACAAGAAGATGGATTATTACAGACTTGCACTAAGTAGACTGGACAGTCTGAAGTCATCACCGTTACCGGAAAAAGGAGCATTGCTGAAAGTGGGCTGGGCCAAGGTGAACATGACGCCTACACGTCACGTACCCCTCTCAGGCTATGGCGCCAGAAAAGGTGCCCCCTCCATCGGAGTTCACGATTCAGTTTATGTGCGCACGTTCGTGTTCACCAACGAAGTGGATACTTCAGTTCTCATAACCCTCGACGCCCTTATTGTCCCCCCTACTGTTACCTATGAACTGCAGGCGCGCCTTCCGGAGATCGGCTATCACTTCAGTCAACTATTTCTCACCGCCACTCACACGCATTGTTCCATGGGCGCCTGGGGCGACAGTTGGATAGGAGAGAAGTTTGCCGGTGACTATGATCAGGAGGTTGTTGACAGTATAACCAGCGCAATTCTGACGTCGATTCAGGAAGCAGCATCTTCCGTCGAATTGGCCAACCTCGCTTACAGCGAATACAGCGTGCCAGATCTCGTCAGCAACCGACTTGTGGGAGATAAGGGCATCATCGATCCGTGGTTTCGCGTCGTGAAGATAGCGAAGGCGTCCGGAGCCACCGCCCTAATCACCACCTTCGCTGCTCACGCCACTGTCCTCGGTCCTGATGAAATGCGCTTCTCCCGCGACTATCCCGGTTCCCTTGTCGACTCGCTGGAAGCCATGGACGAGATCGACTTTGCCGCCTTCTGCGCTGGCGCGGTGGGAAGCCATCGGCCTCAGAGCGGAGGCTTTCGAGACTACAAACGGATCGGCTGGCTGGCATCTGAACTTGCTTATAATGTGAAAAACGGTACAGTCGACCTTCCGGCGCGTGAAATCAGCAAACTGAGGACTGTACAACTTAATCTTCCCCTGAGGGAACCCCACTGGCGCATCGGTCGCAACTGGCGTCTGAGGCCGTGGCTGTTCCGCTGGCTGACAGAACCGTCACCGGCTTATCTGTCACTTCTTAGACTGGGTGACATTGTCTTCGTGGGAACACCGTGCGACTTCTCCGGTGAACTGATGCCGCCTATCGTCAGAACCGCCAGAGAGAATGGACAAGAAGTTCTTGTCACCAGCTTCAACGGCGGCTACGTCGGCTATATCACCAAAGATGACTGGTACGATCTTAAGGAATACGAGACGTTTTATATGAACTGGTTTGGGCCTTATAACGGGGCGTACTTCGTGGAAATCATTCAGAAGATGTTGGCGTTAGTCCACCATCTGTAACGTCGCTGGCGATCACCGACACCGGAACCTACCCCGTCACCGCCTCGAGAATCTTCCACAGCCGCCAGTTTGCCCTGCGGGCGATATCAGACCACGACTTGCCCGGGAGGATAGGCGGCATGGCGACAGCGTTCGGTTCATCCCAACTGTTGTCGTAGCCTGACAGATCCCACAGCAAATCAGCACCGGGAAAGCCCTGTTCAACAAGGAACAGATGGGGGTCTGATCCGTTGCCGCCATAGCTGTTGTCGTGGATCCAACACCGCTCCGGAGCGGGATCTACATCAAATCCGTCTTCAGCCTCAAGCACCATTTCCAGACTCACTACGCCAATCCCGTAAGAGTTGTTACCCGTAATCTCATTATCAGTTACTTCCACGTCGTCGGCTGCCATGATGAGAATGCCAGTACCGGGGGGCACATTGCTGACAATGGCGGTAGGATCGGCGAAATTGACATGATTGTTATCATGCACAAGGTTGTTGCTGACAAGGCAATTGCGCGAAATTTTAGATGGATTATTGGGCAACAGGAAGACGAGAATCCCACCGCTGTTGTTATAGGTCTCGTTGTTCTTCACCACCGTGTTGACACAGTTTTCTATTTCGATGCCGGTGACATTGCCGTAGGCGATACAACCACGCACAACGACATCCTTCGACTGACCCGCATAAATGCCCGCATCCCTCACCTTGGTCACTTCACAGCGCTCGATGAGGACGCCGACACACTCCACCGAATATACACCATAGAGTCCCGTATCATAGAAGTAGAGGTCGCGGAAGGTGACATTGCGGCCGCCGTTGATCATGACGCCGTTGGAACTATAATTGCGCACAGCAAATCTCCTGATTTCCACATCACTGGCTGAGCCGACCAGTCCGTCAGAGAGAGTGTGGTCGCCATCCAGTACCGGCCGCTGGCCGCTCTCTTCCACGCCCAGCAGAGTTACGCCAGAAACGTCCAGGGTAAGGGATTCGTGATAGGTGCCCAGCTGCACAAGAACCGTGTCGCCGGACTGTGCCAGATTGATGGCATCCTGAATAGACTGTCCCGCTTCAACTAAGAGGCGACGTCCGCTTCTCGTGATCTGCGAAGGGAGGCGGCTCTCTTCCAGTCTTTCGTAAACGGCAAGTTCCGGCGACTGGTTTTCAAGCCTCGGCACCAGCGGTAATCCTGAAGGAACTGATGGCGGCAATTCAGGTTTCGCTGACTCGTCCGTCAGGGTGTGGAGAAAGGCGATGAGATCAATCTTCTCCCGCGATGTTAGATTAAGCTTCCTGATCTTGTCGTCAACGTTAGGTACATGCAGACCTCTTCCGGGGCCGCCTCCGTCTGAATAGAAATCGATCACTTCACTCAGCGTACTGAAGATACCGTTATGCATGTAGGGCGCCGTGAGAGCGATGTTTCTGAGAGTGGGCACCTTGAATGCCCGATTGTAGACTTCCGTCGTGATCTCTCCCCGGCCCAGATCAGGCTCGGATGCATCGAGATCGGGTACGCCGACAACCTTGAAATCGCGATTGGCAAAGGTGGGAAAATTGTGGCACTCAAAACAGCGCGTCTTTAGAGAACGAAAGAGATTCAGTCCTCGGCGTTCCGTGGATGTAAGAACAGTCCTGTCACCGCGGGCATACTGATCGAACCTCGAATTCTGAGACAGTATCGTCTGTTCGAAGGCAGCGACGGCATAGGTCACATTGCGAAAGGTGACAGGCGAACCGTCCGCGTTACCGAATACGTCTGTAAACAGACGGACGTATCGGGGAATGGCCTTCAGTTCGCGCACCAATTCGGTTGAATCCTGAGCCATCTCGTTCTTGTCCTGAATGGGGTTCTGTGCCTGATCTTCCAGGTCGAGGGCTCTGCCGTCCCAGAACTGTCTGTGACTATAGGCGGCATTCCAGATTGTGGGCGATCCACGTCTCAGGACAGCACCTCCCGCTCTTTGACGCCCGATCCCATCGCCACCCTTCCCCATGGATTGACCCCTGTTGTCAGAGAATCCCAAGTCAGGATGGTGACAGTGGGCACACGAGATAGTGTTGTCTCCAGAGAGAATGGAATCGAAGAAGAGGAGCCGTCCCAGCTCCACCTTGGCCGTGGATGTGGGGTTATCGGGGCGAACCAGCATGGCGGGAAAAGGACGCAACAGATTGTGGCTGCGTTCAGGCAGGATGAACGAATCTTCTGGCAAAGGAGAACGGCTGTCTCGCGGCGCCGTGGGGACGCCGGGAAACGGTACATACATAAAGACGACGAACAGCAGAATCAATGTACCAACAAAGCGCGGCATGAACTTCTCCATCTTACTTCCCTCCATAACAGTTAGTACTCCGTAAAATGTTTCAGTCCCTCCGTTTCAAGATGTCCTTGACTACATTGCGGCGCAGAACCGCCGACGTGGTGAGTACACCCGACATGAGGGCGCCCGCTATACCATCGGTGACGATATCCTGTCCTGTGAGATAAAGATCCTTGACGGGGGTGTGCGGTCTTAACCACTTCTGACGGAAGCGGCTGGGGGTATGATCTATACCGTATATCTCGCCGCGGGAATATCCGAGAAAATCGCGTGTTGTCAGGGGCGTGGACAGTTCGAGGTGATCCACATGCCCTTCAACCTGCGGCACATGGGCATATACAAATCGCATGATCCGGCTGGTCAGTTCCTGCTTAAAGTCTTCGTAATCTTCGCCCCGCTTCTTCCACCCTGTGTTTTCCCATCTCGTGAACATATCATAAGGCGCGATAGAAATGGCCTCCATAGTGGCTGTATCGCCGTGGTTGCCCTCCCAAGATGGATCTTTGGCGGAAGGGAACGAAACATAGACAACGGGCAGGTGCGAACGAGAATCAGCCAGATATTTATCCACGTTGGCGTCGTGGTCGTAATCGGGATAGATCCAGAGATTCGTCCCGCCCAGTCCGAGTTTCTCCGCCGTGCCGTTGATACCGATGTAGAGACAGACATGAGAGGAGGAACGTTCCACTTTTTCCATCTCTATCCCCGGCAATGTTCTATTCTCCAGAAGGTCACCGAATGTATTGAGGACGCCGGCACTGCTGATGACCGTCGGCGCCTTCAATTCATCACCGTTAGTCAGCTTCACCCCGACGGCGCGATCCCTGTGAGTCAAGATTTTTTCAACCTGCGCATTCACAAGAATCTTGCCTCCTGCTCTCTCGATGACGGGTGCGATGGTCCCGGCGATACTGCTCGAGCCGCCCACCGGATAGTAGGCACCATACAGATAATGATTGACAACAGCGGCGTGAATAGCAAACGAACTCTGCCTCGGCGTCAGGCCGTAATCACCGTATTGCCCGGCAAGGACGCCGATCAGCTTTCTGTCTGATGTGAGACTCGAGAGAACGTCCCATGTAGTACGATCGGCGTACTTGAGATAATGGCGCGACATGGGACGGTAGGCGATCCTACCCAGCGATTTCGGCAGGGCCCGATTGGAAAAGAACCGCCGCGACGCCCTGTTGCAGTCGCGCACCAGTTCCAAGTATTGCTC
The genomic region above belongs to Candidatus Neomarinimicrobiota bacterium and contains:
- a CDS encoding neutral/alkaline non-lysosomal ceramidase N-terminal domain-containing protein; this encodes MTSVMRRGIKVLGTSAVVLLVVTACVMEPVNRTPYKKMDYYRLALSRLDSLKSSPLPEKGALLKVGWAKVNMTPTRHVPLSGYGARKGAPSIGVHDSVYVRTFVFTNEVDTSVLITLDALIVPPTVTYELQARLPEIGYHFSQLFLTATHTHCSMGAWGDSWIGEKFAGDYDQEVVDSITSAILTSIQEAASSVELANLAYSEYSVPDLVSNRLVGDKGIIDPWFRVVKIAKASGATALITTFAAHATVLGPDEMRFSRDYPGSLVDSLEAMDEIDFAAFCAGAVGSHRPQSGGFRDYKRIGWLASELAYNVKNGTVDLPAREISKLRTVQLNLPLREPHWRIGRNWRLRPWLFRWLTEPSPAYLSLLRLGDIVFVGTPCDFSGELMPPIVRTARENGQEVLVTSFNGGYVGYITKDDWYDLKEYETFYMNWFGPYNGAYFVEIIQKMLALVHHL
- a CDS encoding parallel beta-helix domain-containing protein translates to MEGSKMEKFMPRFVGTLILLFVVFMYVPFPGVPTAPRDSRSPLPEDSFILPERSHNLLRPFPAMLVRPDNPTSTAKVELGRLLFFDSILSGDNTISCAHCHHPDLGFSDNRGQSMGKGGDGIGRQRAGGAVLRRGSPTIWNAAYSHRQFWDGRALDLEDQAQNPIQDKNEMAQDSTELVRELKAIPRYVRLFTDVFGNADGSPVTFRNVTYAVAAFEQTILSQNSRFDQYARGDRTVLTSTERRGLNLFRSLKTRCFECHNFPTFANRDFKVVGVPDLDASEPDLGRGEITTEVYNRAFKVPTLRNIALTAPYMHNGIFSTLSEVIDFYSDGGGPGRGLHVPNVDDKIRKLNLTSREKIDLIAFLHTLTDESAKPELPPSVPSGLPLVPRLENQSPELAVYERLEESRLPSQITRSGRRLLVEAGQSIQDAINLAQSGDTVLVQLGTYHESLTLDVSGVTLLGVEESGQRPVLDGDHTLSDGLVGSASDVEIRRFAVRNYSSNGVMINGGRNVTFRDLYFYDTGLYGVYSVECVGVLIERCEVTKVRDAGIYAGQSKDVVVRGCIAYGNVTGIEIENCVNTVVKNNETYNNSGGILVFLLPNNPSKISRNCLVSNNLVHDNNHVNFADPTAIVSNVPPGTGILIMAADDVEVTDNEITGNNSYGIGVVSLEMVLEAEDGFDVDPAPERCWIHDNSYGGNGSDPHLFLVEQGFPGADLLWDLSGYDNSWDEPNAVAMPPILPGKSWSDIARRANWRLWKILEAVTG
- a CDS encoding NAD(P)/FAD-dependent oxidoreductase, which translates into the protein MKFGDSYDSDISDEKFDVIMIGSGMSGLATAALLSKAGKRVLVLERHFKVGGWTHTFKRGNYEWDVGIHYIGGVGKRDGILRILFDDITESSLQWSRMPETYDRMIFPDASYDFVSGRENFINRLTEYFPKERSAIEQYLELVRDCNRASRRFFSNRALPKSLGRIAYRPMSRHYLKYADRTTWDVLSSLTSDRKLIGVLAGQYGDYGLTPRQSSFAIHAAVVNHYLYGAYYPVGGSSSIAGTIAPVIERAGGKILVNAQVEKILTHRDRAVGVKLTNGDELKAPTVISSAGVLNTFGDLLENRTLPGIEMEKVERSSSHVCLYIGINGTAEKLGLGGTNLWIYPDYDHDANVDKYLADSRSHLPVVYVSFPSAKDPSWEGNHGDTATMEAISIAPYDMFTRWENTGWKKRGEDYEDFKQELTSRIMRFVYAHVPQVEGHVDHLELSTPLTTRDFLGYSRGEIYGIDHTPSRFRQKWLRPHTPVKDLYLTGQDIVTDGIAGALMSGVLTTSAVLRRNVVKDILKRRD